Sequence from the Armatimonadota bacterium genome:
TCCGCATCCGTCGTCACCGTCGCCTTTCGAGCCAAACTGCTTGGCGAGCAACCTGAACACGTAGTATCCGGCCCCCAGAACGGCCACGGCTACTACAGCTATCTCTACGCCGGACATCAGCCGAACACCTTGCCCAGTTGGTGAATCGCGACGGACAGGAGGTACGCAAGCACTGTCATGTAGATGAACGACGCGACAGGCCACTTCCAACTGTTCGTCTCCCTCTTGATCGTCGCAAGCGTAGCCGCGCACTGACAGCAGAGGGCGAAGAACACCATGAATCCCACGGCAGTCCACGGCGTCAACAGCTGCCTGCCGTCCGGCCACGTCGCACCGCTGATCGCCGCGCGCAGGTCTCCCGATTCTGCGTCGATGTCACCTCCCAGGCTGAAGATGATCCCTAGCGCGGGGATCACGACTTCCCTGGCCGGAAACGCTGCGAGTATCGCCGTAGTCAGTCGCCAATCAAACCCCGCCGGCGCAAAAACCGGCTCGATACTGCGCCCGAAGCGACCGAGATACGAATCTCGGTTCTGTCTATGTGCCACGTAGTTGTCCCGGGTGATGCTGGAATCCTCGGCCAAACGCAGCGCATCGTAGTCAACGCTGTACTGGGCCATCTTATCCGCTGGCCGCGGAAAGTACAGCAGCGCCCAAATCAAGACGGACATGGCAAAGATGATCGTCCCAGCCGTCTGAAGAAAAACCCTGGCGCGGGAGTACAGCGTGAGCCAAACATTGCGCCACACCGGCATCTGATAGCGCGGCAGCTCCATCAAGAACGGAGGCCTCTTCCCTTTCAGGATCTTGCGGTTCAGAAAGAGGACTACTGGCACGGCGACGATGACGCCGACGAAGTGCATGCCGAACAACGCCATGCCTGCCCAAGCTGCGCCGAACTGTGGCTCGATGAAGGCGCCGATGATCAGCACGTACACCGGTAGACGGGCGCTACAGCTCATCAGAGGAGCGACCATGATCGTCGCAATGCGGCTCTTCTCATCCGGCATGACCCTGGCGGCCATGATCCCCGGAATGGCACACGCAAAGCTGGAGAGCAGCGGAATGAAGGCGCGGCCGTTGAGTCCCGTCCAGCCCAGAAGACGATCCATCAGAAACGCAGCGCGGGCCAAGTATCCGCTGCCCTCGAGCACAGCGATGAAGAAGAACAGGATGCAAATCTGAGGAAGGAAGATGAGAACAGAGCCGATGCCCCTGATAACCCCGTCCGTCACAAGCGATTGAACGGTCGGCATCGATGCCAGCAACGGATCTATGACAGTAATCAGGTAGGCGATTCCGCTGTCGATCCAACCCATCAGCGGCGCGGCAACGGTGTATATCGACTGGAAGACCAAGAACATCACCGCAGTGAAGATGACGAGTCCAAACACTCGGTGAGTCAGTATCGAGTCGATTTTGGCCGATGTCGTCACGCGCTCATCGGCTTCTACGTCGATCGCCTTTCTGGCGACCGATGCGCTCCAGGCATACCGCGCCTGGGCGTCAATGGTCTTCCCTTGGGCTTGCTTTCCCAGCACCGACCGCTGTTGCTCTGCCAGCACGGCAGCCAATTTCGGGCTCGCCTCGATGGTCTCGTCAAGCCAGCTTTGTGTGGCCAGGAGGGCTCCGCGCAGCTCTGACTCAACAGCATCGCGGCCCTCGGCTTCGAAGGCGTCTGCCAGAGCACGTACACCTCGGTTGACCACCTCTGGATATCCGATCGCTATAGCCGGAGCTTGGGCGGCGCTCAGGCTCTCGTCTATTGCGAGCTTCAGCTCTTCGAGTCCGCCGCCCTTGTGCGCTAAGACTTGGACAACGGGAACGCCCAGCAGTTCGGCGAGTTTCGGAACGTCGACGGAGCGCGAATCTCTCGCCAGAACGTCGACCATCGTCAGTGCGACGACGAGTGGGATCCGTAGTTCGGCCAGCTGGCTGAAGAAGAATAGGTTCCGCTCCAGATTGGCGGCATCGATGACACACACCAGCAAGTCCGGCTTTGTGCCGTCGTAACCGGACTGAATGACTGCAGCTGCGACGTCCTCGTCCATCGAGAGCGGCGTCAAGCTGTAGAGCCCCGGTACATCGACGCAAGTCGCCTTCGTGCCGTCGAACTCGACCGTTCCCGTGACCTTCTCGACAGTCACGCCGGGGTAGTTGGCGATTCTCTGATTTGATCCCGTAAGGAGGTTGAAGAGGCTAGACTTGCCAGCGTTCGGATTGCCGACAAGCGCGATCAGCGGGTGTCTTTCAGCAACCGATTTTTCGCTTAGAGTCAACACTTACTCAACCGGTTCGATTCGCAATCCATCGCTCTCGCTCCGGCGCAAACAGAGCTGATGCCCTCTCAAGCGAATCTCGACAGGATCGCCGAGCGGAGCGACTTTTGTCACGACGAACTCGGTGCCCGGAGTCAAACCCATTTCCAGAAGCCGAAACGAGTGCGCGGTCGATTCTGCGACAGAGTGAACGCGCGCCTTCATGCCCTGGCGAAGTTCTTTGAAACCGAAGGCTGAACTCATTAGTGGTGCCTCAAAGTAAGTTTAATCTTACTCTAAAAAGTGTATTAGTCGCAACTAAACCTCTGTCGGCTGTGAGGCGACTGGGTCTATCCGCCGCACTAGCCCGCTTTCTTGGAAAGCCGGAACAGCTTGTCGTCAGGTTTAGCGTTGATATTCACCTTGACGACTTCGTCTGTGACCAGTTGATGGACCCGCCCTTGGAGAGCTGTATCCTCCGACATTCGGTACCGAACAAGCGTGTAGTCCGGCGCGATCCACAGTTCGTACAGCCCGGTTGGCGGCCCGGCTGGCCGTGCCCGCCATTTGCCCGAGACCACCCAGTGTTTCAGCTCGCCTCCCTCCATTACGGGCTTGATTCCAGTGACCTGCCGCAACTGCCTTTTCAGGTGGTCAAGGTGCGTTTTCTCACCGACGACGATGTCCATCGCCACAGACATCGCAAGGGACTTGGAGGCCGCGTTGTAGATCTCCGCGAACGAAAGAACGTACGGTTCGCCGGTTGTCGAACTTCGGCCAGCAACGGGTTCGACAAATAGAGTCTTGTCCTCTTGCCCCTTAATCCCACGTCGCGGTGCAGTGAACGCAAAGTGCTTTCCATTGCTGATCAGCAGCAGCGTCTTGCGGCTACCGGTCAAGAAGTTCTGAACGACGTAAATCTTCTTGGCAGAGCGTTCGTACTGAATGTCGATCCTAACCTCGACTTTGCTGTTGACCAACGACGTCGACTGCTCAACAACGCCTTTGAGGGTCTTGGCTGCGGAGTACTTGGCCATCATTCGCGAAATCGTTTCAGCTCCGCTCTGCGTTGCGTGAGCCGGGCTCGTTGCCATTACGACCGTTAAAGTGGCGATTGCCAACATTCTCTTCTAGTTCCTCTTCCAGATTATATCAGGTTGCCCTGCCTCGTGGTTCGCGAACCTGGCGGCCATGAACAGCCAATCCGATAAGCGGTTCACAAACGATAGAACGGCCGAGTCAACCTGAGAGTTCGTCGAATATCGAACGATGGACCGTTCTGCTCGCCTACAGACCGTTCTGGCAACGTGCAGATCCGCTGCCAGTCTGCAACCACCCGGCAGGATAAAGTTCTTAAGCGGCTGCATTTTGGCATCGTGTTCGTCCATCCACCGCTCCATGTCGGCAGTGAGATCGGCGAGCTTCGGGAGGGATTCGCCCGAGCCCGTCGAAATCTCAGATCCAAGCTCGAAGAGCGCAGGCTGCAGCTTTTGCAGCCACGTGTGGACTGCCGAACCCTCGGAGTCGACGATGGCTGACCCGATGCTAGCGTTCAGCTCGTCAACCTCGCCCAACAACTCACAG
This genomic interval carries:
- the feoB gene encoding ferrous iron transport protein B; the encoded protein is MLTLSEKSVAERHPLIALVGNPNAGKSSLFNLLTGSNQRIANYPGVTVEKVTGTVEFDGTKATCVDVPGLYSLTPLSMDEDVAAAVIQSGYDGTKPDLLVCVIDAANLERNLFFFSQLAELRIPLVVALTMVDVLARDSRSVDVPKLAELLGVPVVQVLAHKGGGLEELKLAIDESLSAAQAPAIAIGYPEVVNRGVRALADAFEAEGRDAVESELRGALLATQSWLDETIEASPKLAAVLAEQQRSVLGKQAQGKTIDAQARYAWSASVARKAIDVEADERVTTSAKIDSILTHRVFGLVIFTAVMFLVFQSIYTVAAPLMGWIDSGIAYLITVIDPLLASMPTVQSLVTDGVIRGIGSVLIFLPQICILFFFIAVLEGSGYLARAAFLMDRLLGWTGLNGRAFIPLLSSFACAIPGIMAARVMPDEKSRIATIMVAPLMSCSARLPVYVLIIGAFIEPQFGAAWAGMALFGMHFVGVIVAVPVVLFLNRKILKGKRPPFLMELPRYQMPVWRNVWLTLYSRARVFLQTAGTIIFAMSVLIWALLYFPRPADKMAQYSVDYDALRLAEDSSITRDNYVAHRQNRDSYLGRFGRSIEPVFAPAGFDWRLTTAILAAFPAREVVIPALGIIFSLGGDIDAESGDLRAAISGATWPDGRQLLTPWTAVGFMVFFALCCQCAATLATIKRETNSWKWPVASFIYMTVLAYLLSVAIHQLGKVFG
- a CDS encoding ferrous iron transport protein A — protein: MSSAFGFKELRQGMKARVHSVAESTAHSFRLLEMGLTPGTEFVVTKVAPLGDPVEIRLRGHQLCLRRSESDGLRIEPVE
- a CDS encoding cob(I)yrinic acid a,c-diamide adenosyltransferase, coding for MKIYTKTGDGGQTGLPGGARVNKSDPICELLGEVDELNASIGSAIVDSEGSAVHTWLQKLQPALFELGSEISTGSGESLPKLADLTADMERWMDEHDAKMQPLKNFILPGGCRLAADLHVARTVCRRAERSIVRYSTNSQVDSAVLSFVNRLSDWLFMAARFANHEAGQPDIIWKRN